A segment of the Streptomyces pactum genome:
CGTGCACGGCTGCCAGTCCGTGCCGGACCAGTCCGGCGGCGTGGTCGCGCCCTACGGTGCCTCGATGGCGAACTTCCGCGACGACCTCGCCGCATTCAAGGCGGGCTGGATCGAGCAGGTCTACGCCCACCGTGTGAACCCCGCCGCGTAACCCACCCGATCAGGCTCCGGGGCGGGCTGGCATCCCCCGCCCGCCCCGGACGCCACCATCCCCCGGAGCCCCACGTGACCACGAACCCCAGCGCCGAACTCCTCGACAACCTGCTCACCGTGGCCGGCCAGACCACCGCCGTACGGGAGGAGGTACGCGTGTGGTCCATGTCCGGCGTTGAGCGCGTGACCTTCCCCGACAGTGCCACCGCCATCTTCAAATACGCAAAGAAGCCCTTCGACAGCGAAGACCAGGCCCTCCGCCTGGCCCACACCCTCGGCGTACCCGTCCCCCAGGTCCACGCCTCCGCCGTCCTGGACGGCTGGCTCGGCATGCTCATGGAGGACCTCGGACCGTCCATCCGCGAAGCCGACGACCTCGACGGCGTCGCCGCAGCGGTGGTCCTGCACGGCACCCGTACGGCTCCGCCCTTGCCCGTCCTCGACCAGGACCGGCTGCAGACGCTCCCGGCCAGGGCGCTGGAGCACCTCGAACGGTTGCGTAAGGCCGACCGGTGGCAGGACGCCGACGACGTCGAGGACGCGCTCGACCGGATCGCCCAGGCCGCCGAGGCCCGCTCGGCCGGAGCGACGCTGGAACCGTTCGGCTGGGTGCACTCCGAGTTCCACCCCACCAGCCTCCACATCGGCAAGCGCGGCTGGCGGCTACTCGACTTCGCCCGAGCCTTCACCGGCCCCGGCCTGCTCGACCTCGCCAGCTGGCACGGCACCATCGAGCCCCCGCACCCCGTGCGCCTGCGCGTCTTCCTGGAGCAGTACGTCACCGCCGGCGGCACCCCCGACGCCCTCGCCCAGCGCGGCGGGCTTACCGCCGAGAACTGGGCCCTGGGCTGGCACCGCATGTGGGCTGTCGAGTGGTTCATGGAACAGTCCATCCGCTGGATCAACGAACCGGCCACCGACCCCGCCTACATCAAGGCCGTCCGCCGCTACCTCACCGACGTCCTCCACCTCCTGGAGATCTGACGTGCTCGCCCAGGCATCCCCATGGCACGCCCACGCCCTCCAACGCACCGCCGCCGGACTCGCCGAACCCCTCTCCGTACCCACCCGGATGGAATGGACCACGAGACCCGGCCAAGAACCCGGCGCCGACATCCTCGGCCCCGACCTGCGCGGCAAGCGACTCCTCGAACTCGGCTGCGGCCCCGGCCACAACGCCGCCCACCTCGCCACCCGCCACGGCGCCCACGTCACCGGCGTCGACCTGGTCGGCCTCCAGATCCGCCGCGCCCGCTCCCACTACGGACGGCTGAACAACCTCACCTTCGTCGCCGGTCACGCCCTGCACTACCTGCACGCCTCCGACGAGCAGTTCGACGCGATCTACTCCGTCTTCGGCGCCGTCGGCCTCGTCGCCCCCGAGCTCCTGTTGCCGGCCATCGCGCAGCGCCTCATGCCCGGACGAGTGCTTGCCTTCTCCGTCCCCCACCCGCAGCGTGGCGGCCGAAGCCCCTCGGGCGATGGCCGGCCCCGCCGCGACTTCGTCACCCTCCCCGACCGCTCCCGGCTCCCCATCGCCCGCTGGGAATTTGACACCGACCGCTGGGAGAAGCACCTCAGCCAAGCCGGCTTCTGGCTCACCTCGGCCCAGGAGTTCCACGACCCCCGCATGGGCCACTGGCCCACCACCCTGCTGCTCCGCGCCTGCAAGCTCTGACAGCCCCCGTCCGGCTTCCCCCCGGAGGAACCGATGCGCCCGCCCTACCTGCTTCTCGACATCGACGGCGTCCTCATACCCTTCCCCGACGAGCACGGCTCGACCCCGGCCACGCACGCCCGCCACGACGTCGTCCCCGCCGGCCGCAGCGCCGACAACCCGGTCACCGTCTGGCTCAACCCCGACCACGGCCGCCTGCTCATGGACGCCATCCGCACCGGCTTGGTCACCCCGATC
Coding sequences within it:
- a CDS encoding class I SAM-dependent methyltransferase — its product is MLAQASPWHAHALQRTAAGLAEPLSVPTRMEWTTRPGQEPGADILGPDLRGKRLLELGCGPGHNAAHLATRHGAHVTGVDLVGLQIRRARSHYGRLNNLTFVAGHALHYLHASDEQFDAIYSVFGAVGLVAPELLLPAIAQRLMPGRVLAFSVPHPQRGGRSPSGDGRPRRDFVTLPDRSRLPIARWEFDTDRWEKHLSQAGFWLTSAQEFHDPRMGHWPTTLLLRACKL
- a CDS encoding phosphotransferase family protein; translation: MTTNPSAELLDNLLTVAGQTTAVREEVRVWSMSGVERVTFPDSATAIFKYAKKPFDSEDQALRLAHTLGVPVPQVHASAVLDGWLGMLMEDLGPSIREADDLDGVAAAVVLHGTRTAPPLPVLDQDRLQTLPARALEHLERLRKADRWQDADDVEDALDRIAQAAEARSAGATLEPFGWVHSEFHPTSLHIGKRGWRLLDFARAFTGPGLLDLASWHGTIEPPHPVRLRVFLEQYVTAGGTPDALAQRGGLTAENWALGWHRMWAVEWFMEQSIRWINEPATDPAYIKAVRRYLTDVLHLLEI